In Bradyrhizobium sp. WD16, the genomic stretch GTTGGTGACGATGCCGCGCAGATCGCTGTCGTCGAGGCCGTGGGCAAGCCGCTCCAACGCGGCCTCGCGCGTCGGCCCCCAGGCGATCACCTTGGCAAGCATGGCGTCGTAATTCGGCGACACGGTGTCGCCGGCACGATAGCCGGCGTCGACCCGCAGCCCGCCGGCCTCGGCGGGCATGCGCCAGGTCCGGATGCGGCCGACCGACGGCATGAAGCCCCGCGCCGGATTCTCGGCATAGACCCGCGCCTCGACCGCGTGGCCGTTCAGCCGGACCTGATCCTGGGCCAGCGGCAGCACCTCGCCGAATGCGACGCGAAGCTGCCACTCGACGAGGTCGATGCCGGTGATCAGCTCCGTGACCGGATGCTCGACCTGCAGGCGGGTGTTCATCTCGATGAAATAGACGTCGTGACCGTCCGAGACGAATTCGATGGTGCCGGCGCCGACATAGTTGACGGCGGCGGCTGCCTTGCGCGCCGCGGCGCAGACCGCCTCGCGCTGGGCCGGGTCGAGAGTCGGCGATGGCGCCTCTTCGATCACCTTCTGATGGCGGCGCTGCAAGGTGCATTCGCGCTCGAACAGCGACAGCAGATTGCCGTGGCTGTCGCCGATCACCTGGACCTCGATATGCCGCGGGTTGTCGACATATTTCTCGATCAGCACGCGGTCGTCGGCGAAGGCCGCCAGCGCTTCGCGCTTGGCGCTCTGGAGCGCTTCGGCGAACTCGCCGGCGGTGCGCACGACACGCATGCCGCGGCCGCCGCCGCCGGCGGAGGCCTTGATCAAAACCGGAAAGCCGATGGTTTCGGCCGCCGACCGCAGCGTCGCCTCGTCCTGCGCCTCGTCGTGATAGCCGGGCACCAGCGGCACGCCGGCCCGGGCCATCAGCGCCTTGGAGCCCGATTTCGAGCCCATGGCCCGGATCATGGCCGCCGTCGGGCCGACGAAGATCAGGCCGGCATCGCGGCAGGCGTCGGCGAATTCGGCACTTTCGGACAGGAAGCCGCAGCCTGGATGGATCGCCTCGGCGCCGGTCGCCTTCGCCGCCGCGATTACCCGCTCGATGTTGAGATAACTGTCGCGGGCCCGCGCTGGTCCGAGCAGGATGGCGTCGTCGGCCACGGCGACATGCATGGCATCCTGGTCGGCCTCGGAATAGACCGCGACGGTGCGCAGTCCGAGCGCCCGCGCGCTGCGGATGACGCGGCAGGCGATCTCGCCGCGGTTGGCGACCAGGAGCGTGCGGAAGCGACGATAAGGCACGGCGGTCACATCTGGCTCCACGACGGCTTGCGCTTTTCGAGGAAGGCCGCGAGCCCTTCACGGGCCTCGTCCTTCGCCCGCATATCGGCGATCAATTCGGCGGTATGGCGCAGCACGCCGGCATCGATGGCCCGGCCGGCGACCTGGCCGACCAGGGCCTTGGCGGCGGCGCGAGCGCCTGGCGCACCGCTGCGCAGCTGCTCGAGGAGCGCGGCGATGCGATCGTCCAGCGCCTCGGCGGCCACCGTCTCGTGGACAAGACCGATGCGGGCTGCCTCGGTCGCCGAGAACACCTCCGCGGTCTGGAAATAGCGCCGGCCATGGCGGGCGCCGATTGCGCGCAGTACATACGGGCTGATCACCGCGGGCACGAGGCCGAGCCGGACCTCGGACAGGCAGAAGCTGGCATCGGCTGCGGCGACGGCGATGTCGCAGGCCGCAACGAGGCCGATGCCGCCGCCATAGACCGGCCCCTGGACACGGGCGATCGTCGTCTGCGGCATTCGATCGAGCGCCGCGAGCATGCGCGCCAGCGGCTCGGCGTCGCGGATATTCTCCTCGCGGCCGTAGGCGGCCGCCCGCTTCATCCAGTTGATATCGGCCCCGGCGCAGAAGCTGCGCCCCTCGCCGGAAACCACGACCGTGGAAACTCCGTCGTCGGCGGCGACCGTTTCGAACGCGGCAGCGAGCGCCGCGATCATCGCCTCGTCGAAGGCGTTGTTGCGTTCGGGGCGGTGGAGGACGATACGGGCGAGCCCGCCGTCGCGCGCAATGCGTACGCTTTCGGTCATGATCTACATCCTGAAGACGCCGAAGCGGGTCGGCTCGCTCGGCGCATTGGCGGCAGCGGACAGGCCGAGCCCGAGGACAAGACGGGTGTCGGCGGGATCGATGATGCCGTCATCCCACAGCCGCGCCGTGGCGTAATAGGGGTGGCCCTGCTGTTCGTACTGGGCACGGATCGGCGCGCGAAACGCATCCTCCTCGTCGGTCGACCATGTGCCGCCCTTGGCCTCGATGTTGTCGCGGCGAAGCTGGCTGAGCACCATGGCGGCCTGATCGCCGCCCATGACCGAGATCCGCGCATTGGGCCACATCCACAGGAAGCGCGGGCTGTAGGCACGGCCGCACATGCCGTAATTGCCCGCACCATAGGAACCGCCGATCACCACCGTGAATTTCGGCACAGCCGCCGTCGCCACCGCGGTGACGAGCTTGGCGCCGTCGCGGGCGATGCCGCCGGCCTCGTACTTCTTGCCCACCATGAAGCCGGTGATGTTCTGCAGGAAGACCAGGGGAATCTGTCGCTGACAGCACAGTTCGATGAAGTGCGCGCCCTTGAGCGAACTCTCGCTGAACAGGATTCCGTTGTTGGCGACGATGCCGACGGGATAGCCGAAGATGTGGGCGAAGCCGCAGACCAGCGTCGGGCCGTAGAGTTTCTTGAACTCCTCGAACTCCGAGCCGTCGACGAGGCGGGCAATGACCTCGCGCACGTCGAAGGGCTTGCGCGCATCCGCCGGCACCACGCCATAGATCTCCTCCGGCGCATGGAGCGGCTCCCGCGGCGTACGGCGGCCGATGGCGGCGTCGTGCGGCGGGTTGAGGTTGCCGACGATGCGCCGGGCGATGCCGATGGCGTGGGCGTCGTTCTGGGCGTAGTGATCGGTGACGCCGGACTGGCGGCTATGGACGTCGGCGCCGCCGAGTTCTTCCGCCGACACGACCTCGCCGGTCGCGGCCTTGACCAGCGGCGGGCCGCCGAGAAAGATCGTGCCCTGGTTGCGCACGATGATGCTCTCGTCGGACATCGCCGGAACATAGGCGCCGCCGGCGGTGCAGGAGCCCATCACCACGGCGATCTGCGGAATCGCCTGCGAGGACAGCTGCGCCTGGTTGTAGAAGATGCGGCCGAAATGCCGCTCGTCCGGGAAGATCTCGTCTTGCTGCGGCAGGAAGGCGCCGCCGGAATCCACCATGTAGATGCACGGCAGACGGTTCTGCCGCGCGATGTCCTGGGCGCGCAGATGCTTCTTCACCGTCATCGGATAGTAGGTGCCGCCGCTGATGGTGGCGTCGTTGGCGACGATCACGCATTCGCGGCCGGCGACGCGGCCGATCCCGGTGATGATGCTGGCGGAGTGGACGCTGCCGCCATAGAGACCGTAGGCGGCGAGCGGCGACAATTCGAGGAAGGCCGTGCCCGGATCAATCAGCAGATCGACGCGATCACGCGCCAGCATCTTGCCGCGCGAGGTGTGCCGCGTCCGAGAAGCCTCGCCGCCGCCGAGCGCGACCTGATCGAGCTTCTCGCGCAGGTCCGCCACCAGACCGCGCATGGCCTCGGCGTTGCGGAGGAAGTCAGCGGATTTTGGATCGATTCCGGAGTGCAACGCCATCTCCTCCCAAGCCCTCCCGGCCGTGTCCCTCGTCTGCCCTGGCGGGGATGAATCGTTGTGCCTGCCGGGGCACATGCCCCCGGGGGGCGGGACGCCTGCACTAAAGCAGTCTGCGCGGACCTGTCCAGCGCCACGGCGACAGAGGGCCGGCGATTTCGGCGTGGGGCCCGGCGGCTTGACGCAAGACATCATGAGCCCCGGTGCCGCCGCGGCGCTCGGACCGGGCGGCCCTTCGGCCGGTCAATTGTCGTC encodes the following:
- a CDS encoding acetyl-CoA carboxylase biotin carboxylase subunit, with translation MTAVPYRRFRTLLVANRGEIACRVIRSARALGLRTVAVYSEADQDAMHVAVADDAILLGPARARDSYLNIERVIAAAKATGAEAIHPGCGFLSESAEFADACRDAGLIFVGPTAAMIRAMGSKSGSKALMARAGVPLVPGYHDEAQDEATLRSAAETIGFPVLIKASAGGGGRGMRVVRTAGEFAEALQSAKREALAAFADDRVLIEKYVDNPRHIEVQVIGDSHGNLLSLFERECTLQRRHQKVIEEAPSPTLDPAQREAVCAAARKAAAAVNYVGAGTIEFVSDGHDVYFIEMNTRLQVEHPVTELITGIDLVEWQLRVAFGEVLPLAQDQVRLNGHAVEARVYAENPARGFMPSVGRIRTWRMPAEAGGLRVDAGYRAGDTVSPNYDAMLAKVIAWGPTREAALERLAHGLDDSDLRGIVTNIPFLSALVTHPAVRANTIDTGFIERELAALTPASPPVSPLELGAAVAAVLRDEARSAEADASSPWRTAGWMPVGRRQRLFVLRQDATEHRLTLRYGRGPSTLTFDGREIVFAWTAGPDAEIRLDLSGARTQVVAVVEGHEIYVRSRNGRFDLHLVDPFGVEDEDHAGEDRIVAPLPGTVVALLTEEGAAIEKGAAILTLEVMKMEQTLRAPFDGVVRALKCKVGDIVQEGAELADIEPTEA
- a CDS encoding enoyl-CoA hydratase-related protein; protein product: MTESVRIARDGGLARIVLHRPERNNAFDEAMIAALAAAFETVAADDGVSTVVVSGEGRSFCAGADINWMKRAAAYGREENIRDAEPLARMLAALDRMPQTTIARVQGPVYGGGIGLVAACDIAVAAADASFCLSEVRLGLVPAVISPYVLRAIGARHGRRYFQTAEVFSATEAARIGLVHETVAAEALDDRIAALLEQLRSGAPGARAAAKALVGQVAGRAIDAGVLRHTAELIADMRAKDEAREGLAAFLEKRKPSWSQM
- a CDS encoding carboxyl transferase domain-containing protein; amino-acid sequence: MALHSGIDPKSADFLRNAEAMRGLVADLREKLDQVALGGGEASRTRHTSRGKMLARDRVDLLIDPGTAFLELSPLAAYGLYGGSVHSASIITGIGRVAGRECVIVANDATISGGTYYPMTVKKHLRAQDIARQNRLPCIYMVDSGGAFLPQQDEIFPDERHFGRIFYNQAQLSSQAIPQIAVVMGSCTAGGAYVPAMSDESIIVRNQGTIFLGGPPLVKAATGEVVSAEELGGADVHSRQSGVTDHYAQNDAHAIGIARRIVGNLNPPHDAAIGRRTPREPLHAPEEIYGVVPADARKPFDVREVIARLVDGSEFEEFKKLYGPTLVCGFAHIFGYPVGIVANNGILFSESSLKGAHFIELCCQRQIPLVFLQNITGFMVGKKYEAGGIARDGAKLVTAVATAAVPKFTVVIGGSYGAGNYGMCGRAYSPRFLWMWPNARISVMGGDQAAMVLSQLRRDNIEAKGGTWSTDEEDAFRAPIRAQYEQQGHPYYATARLWDDGIIDPADTRLVLGLGLSAAANAPSEPTRFGVFRM